Proteins from a genomic interval of Pseudodesulfovibrio nedwellii:
- a CDS encoding carbohydrate ABC transporter permease: MHKTKKTVSTLGIHIILLTYTLIALWPIFLTIINSFKSRRAIFNSPMSLPGIDTFSLKGFIKVLVRSDFEIYFMNSIIITVATLTLVLILGAMAAWALSEYEFKGNKWLGLYLAIGIMIPIRLGSVSLLQLIVDMNLTNTLTALVLVYVAQSIPLAIFILSEFMQQIPKDLKEAARCDGVSEYTIFFKVILPLTRPAIATVGVFTLVPVWNDLWFPLILAPSEQTQTITLGVQQFIGQYVTDWNAVLASLTLAIVPILIIYILLSRHLIRGITAGAVK, translated from the coding sequence ATGCACAAAACCAAGAAAACCGTCAGCACGCTGGGCATTCATATAATTCTGCTCACATACACGCTCATCGCCCTGTGGCCCATTTTTCTGACGATCATCAACTCGTTCAAATCACGTAGAGCCATCTTCAACAGCCCCATGAGTCTGCCAGGAATCGATACATTCAGCCTCAAGGGATTCATCAAGGTGTTGGTCCGTTCGGATTTCGAAATCTATTTCATGAACTCCATCATCATCACGGTGGCAACACTGACGTTGGTCCTTATCCTTGGAGCCATGGCAGCATGGGCCTTGTCCGAATACGAATTCAAGGGCAACAAATGGCTCGGCCTCTATCTGGCAATCGGAATCATGATTCCCATCCGCCTCGGCTCGGTCAGCCTGCTTCAACTCATCGTGGACATGAACCTCACGAACACATTGACCGCACTGGTGCTGGTCTACGTAGCCCAGAGTATTCCACTGGCCATATTCATTCTATCGGAATTCATGCAGCAAATACCAAAGGACCTGAAAGAGGCCGCACGCTGTGACGGTGTGAGTGAATACACTATTTTCTTCAAGGTCATTCTGCCGTTAACCCGCCCGGCCATCGCCACTGTCGGCGTTTTCACGCTGGTCCCGGTTTGGAATGATCTCTGGTTCCCGCTGATTCTGGCTCCAAGCGAACAGACACAGACCATCACCTTAGGCGTCCAGCAGTTCATCGGCCAATATGTCACCGACTGGAATGCTGTTTTAGCATCATTGACGCTGGCTATCGTCCCGATCCTGATCATTTACATTCTGTTGTCCAGACACCTGATCCGCGGCATTACCGCCGGTGCTGTCAAATAG
- a CDS encoding carbohydrate ABC transporter permease, with translation MSASGGRFARFPHHIVLFLAPATIIYTLFMIYPLLDSIRLSLYATDGNDALSFSGLANYIALITDPQWSKPFWNALLNNFKFFCVHMFVQNPIGIMLAALLSLPKLTGRTTYRTLIFIPTMLSVVIIGFIWQLILSPLWGVSETLLSFIGLTDWFQPWLGQEGTTLVTLSLISVWQFVGIPMMLIYAAMLNIPHDLVEGAIIDGATHWEIFWHIKLPLILPTIAMVSILTFVANFNAFDLIYAVKGALAGPNFSSDIMGTLFYRTFFGFQLQLGNPTMGATIATMMFMVILLGVLLYLFILQRKLRRYAL, from the coding sequence ATGAGCGCATCAGGCGGTAGGTTCGCCCGTTTCCCACACCACATCGTGCTATTCCTAGCTCCGGCAACGATCATCTACACATTGTTCATGATCTACCCTTTGCTCGATTCCATCCGATTAAGCCTCTATGCAACTGACGGCAATGACGCTTTATCTTTCTCAGGGTTGGCCAACTACATCGCACTGATCACCGACCCCCAATGGTCCAAACCGTTCTGGAACGCACTTCTGAACAACTTTAAATTTTTCTGCGTCCACATGTTTGTACAAAATCCAATCGGTATAATGCTGGCAGCCCTGCTCAGCCTGCCGAAACTCACGGGACGCACCACGTACCGCACACTGATTTTCATACCCACCATGTTGTCAGTGGTTATCATCGGCTTCATCTGGCAACTCATCCTCAGTCCACTCTGGGGCGTCAGTGAAACCCTTCTTAGCTTCATCGGCCTAACAGACTGGTTCCAGCCATGGCTGGGACAAGAGGGCACGACTCTTGTCACCCTGTCACTCATCTCGGTCTGGCAGTTCGTAGGCATTCCCATGATGCTGATCTACGCGGCCATGCTAAACATCCCGCATGATCTGGTGGAAGGAGCCATCATTGACGGCGCCACACACTGGGAAATTTTCTGGCACATCAAACTGCCACTCATCCTGCCCACCATTGCCATGGTCTCCATTCTGACCTTTGTGGCGAACTTCAACGCCTTCGACCTTATTTACGCGGTCAAAGGGGCTTTGGCCGGACCAAACTTCTCCAGTGACATCATGGGCACTCTTTTTTACCGTACCTTCTTCGGATTCCAACTCCAATTGGGCAACCCGACAATGGGTGCCACCATCGCGACCATGATGTTCATGGTCATCCTGCTCGGCGTCCTGCTGTATCTCTTCATCCTGCAACGCAAACTGCGCCGGTACGCACTGTAG
- a CDS encoding ABC transporter substrate-binding protein, translating to MLKRLTEFTLAALLIVSMLATGAFAATTLKIESWRNDDSDIWTDTIIPAFSKKHPDIKIIFTPMPPAEYNAGLNAKLAGGTAGDLITCRPFDASLEMFNKGYIVDLNDLAGMKEFSDVAKSAWQTDDGNSTFAVPMASVIHGFIYNKEIFEELGLSIPTTETEFFTVLEKIKADGNYTPLSLGTADQWEAATMGFQNIGPNYWKGEEGRKALIAGTAKLTDAPYVNTWKQLAKWAPYMGKGFKAQKYPDSQNLFTLGRAVIYPAGSWDITTFNTQADFKFGAFPPPLPEGATKGYISDHTDIALGLNAASPNKEAARLFLEWLSTPEFAELYANSLPGFFPLSNHKVSLKDPVAQEFINWRNTHESTIRNSYQILSRGNPNLENQLWNVSSQVINGTMTPEDAAKETQAGLEKWYKPQQ from the coding sequence ATGCTGAAAAGACTTACAGAATTCACGCTGGCTGCGCTGCTGATCGTCAGCATGCTCGCGACCGGTGCCTTTGCCGCAACTACGTTGAAAATCGAAAGCTGGCGCAATGACGACAGCGACATCTGGACCGACACCATCATTCCGGCATTTAGCAAGAAACACCCGGATATCAAAATCATCTTCACTCCCATGCCTCCAGCAGAGTACAATGCAGGCCTCAATGCCAAACTGGCTGGCGGAACAGCAGGCGACTTGATCACCTGCCGTCCCTTCGACGCCTCCCTCGAAATGTTCAACAAAGGCTATATTGTTGATCTGAACGATCTTGCAGGCATGAAAGAATTTTCCGACGTCGCCAAATCCGCATGGCAAACCGATGACGGTAATTCCACCTTTGCGGTTCCAATGGCGTCCGTCATCCACGGCTTCATATACAACAAGGAAATCTTCGAAGAACTTGGTCTGTCCATTCCTACAACCGAAACAGAATTCTTCACGGTTCTCGAAAAGATCAAAGCCGACGGTAACTATACGCCCCTGTCACTGGGCACAGCCGACCAGTGGGAAGCTGCCACCATGGGTTTCCAAAACATCGGTCCCAACTACTGGAAAGGCGAAGAAGGCCGCAAAGCGCTGATCGCCGGAACCGCCAAGCTGACCGATGCCCCCTATGTCAATACATGGAAACAGCTCGCTAAGTGGGCACCATACATGGGTAAAGGGTTCAAGGCGCAGAAGTATCCTGACAGCCAGAACCTGTTCACCCTTGGCCGTGCCGTTATCTATCCCGCCGGTTCCTGGGACATCACCACATTCAACACTCAAGCCGATTTCAAATTCGGTGCATTTCCCCCGCCGCTGCCAGAAGGCGCTACCAAAGGGTACATATCCGATCATACCGACATAGCACTAGGCCTGAATGCCGCCTCTCCGAACAAGGAAGCCGCTCGCCTGTTCCTGGAATGGTTATCCACTCCCGAATTTGCTGAACTGTACGCAAATTCCCTGCCCGGTTTCTTCCCCCTGTCCAACCACAAGGTTTCTCTGAAAGACCCGGTTGCCCAGGAATTCATCAACTGGCGCAACACGCATGAGTCCACCATCCGTAACTCCTACCAGATCCTCTCACGTGGCAACCCGAACCTTGAGAACCAGCTGTGGAATGTCAGCTCTCAGGTCATCAACGGCACCATGACTCCCGAGGACGCTGCCAAGGAAACGCAGGCCGGTCTCGAAAAATGGTACAAGCCCCAACAATAG
- a CDS encoding N-acetylmuramic acid 6-phosphate etherase has translation MPTKKDSPRATTERTSPRSIGIDTWPSRDVLTHLWQDQINGVSAVRAAMGQLESAALGAVARLKNQKSRLIYVGAGSSGVLAGLDGIELPCTFGWPKNRLAVYRADDSDNILTITTPGDDDENAALNDFKKSKIFDKDVVVTVSASGNTPYTCLFAEQARHNGALVIGFANNPESRLLSIADHPILLDTGPEVIAGSTRLKAGTSQKTALGMFSTLVMTRLGHVHDGLLIDVEPDNAKLRKRAARVVASIADVSLEIAENALEQTHYTVKPAVLVAKGMTPTQAQEALNKSGQNLREALIHIAQV, from the coding sequence ATGCCAACAAAAAAGGATTCTCCACGCGCCACCACAGAGCGCACTTCACCCCGTTCCATCGGTATCGACACATGGCCATCCCGTGACGTCCTCACCCACCTGTGGCAAGACCAGATCAATGGAGTATCTGCGGTCAGAGCCGCCATGGGACAACTCGAATCCGCTGCGCTTGGTGCAGTTGCTCGCCTGAAAAACCAAAAAAGCCGACTCATATATGTGGGAGCAGGGTCTTCCGGCGTTCTGGCCGGGCTGGATGGTATTGAACTGCCATGCACTTTCGGATGGCCGAAAAATCGTCTGGCCGTTTACCGTGCTGACGATTCCGACAACATCCTGACCATCACAACTCCGGGCGATGACGACGAAAACGCTGCGCTAAATGACTTCAAAAAAAGTAAAATTTTCGACAAAGATGTCGTAGTCACGGTCTCTGCCAGCGGCAACACTCCCTACACCTGCCTGTTCGCTGAACAAGCCAGACATAACGGCGCACTGGTCATCGGATTCGCGAACAACCCCGAATCCCGTCTGCTCAGCATTGCCGATCACCCAATCCTGCTCGATACAGGGCCGGAAGTCATTGCCGGATCAACCCGTCTCAAGGCCGGGACCTCACAAAAAACAGCTCTCGGCATGTTTTCAACACTGGTCATGACCCGATTGGGACATGTTCATGACGGTCTGTTGATTGATGTTGAACCGGATAATGCCAAACTGCGAAAAAGAGCGGCCCGAGTGGTCGCCTCCATAGCCGATGTATCTCTTGAAATTGCTGAAAATGCACTCGAACAAACCCATTACACCGTCAAGCCCGCCGTGCTTGTCGCCAAGGGAATGACTCCGACTCAGGCGCAGGAAGCATTGAATAAATCAGGACAGAATCTGAGAGAAGCCCTGATTCACATTGCTCAAGTCTGA
- a CDS encoding BadF/BadG/BcrA/BcrD ATPase family protein, with translation MQDAKFLVGVDGGGTRCRARISDMDGNILGEGRGGPANTRLGLDVAFGSIIAATDIALASAGLSLDRKKDLHAGLGLAGVSLQRERTLLASYDHPFKSMTIESDAYIACLGAHNGQDGGILILGTGSCGCAILGGREHTVGGWGFEISDHGSGAFIGHQAVRGSLLAFEGVIPMGGLAIEVMDRLGNSPERAVPWAEQATPAKYGAFAPLVSQWADDGDEMAEDIMRQAGRDTALLLRALAAKGTDRVVMIGGVAKPINKWLPEDVRQSLVSPQGDSLAGGLLLARKHCEKTAV, from the coding sequence ATGCAAGATGCCAAGTTTTTGGTTGGAGTAGACGGTGGCGGCACCAGATGCCGCGCTCGTATTTCCGATATGGATGGGAATATCCTGGGTGAAGGGCGAGGCGGACCAGCCAATACTCGTTTGGGTTTGGATGTTGCGTTTGGGAGCATTATCGCTGCCACGGACATTGCCTTGGCCTCGGCAGGACTGAGTCTGGACAGGAAAAAAGACCTGCATGCCGGGCTTGGACTGGCTGGGGTTTCGCTACAGAGAGAGCGAACTTTGCTGGCCTCATACGATCATCCCTTTAAATCCATGACGATTGAATCCGATGCGTATATCGCGTGTCTTGGCGCACATAACGGTCAGGATGGCGGGATATTGATTCTCGGCACGGGTAGTTGCGGCTGTGCCATCCTCGGCGGAAGAGAACACACCGTCGGGGGTTGGGGGTTCGAAATTTCCGATCATGGGAGTGGTGCATTTATCGGGCATCAGGCGGTGCGTGGTTCCTTGCTCGCTTTTGAGGGGGTTATTCCCATGGGAGGGCTGGCGATTGAAGTCATGGATCGCCTTGGTAATTCTCCGGAAAGGGCCGTTCCATGGGCCGAACAAGCTACTCCCGCCAAATATGGTGCGTTTGCGCCTTTGGTTTCCCAATGGGCAGATGATGGCGATGAAATGGCCGAAGATATCATGCGTCAGGCTGGCCGGGATACAGCGTTGTTACTTCGTGCGTTGGCGGCAAAAGGGACTGACCGTGTCGTCATGATTGGTGGCGTGGCAAAGCCTATCAACAAATGGTTGCCAGAGGATGTCAGGCAGAGTCTCGTTTCTCCTCAGGGAGATTCTTTGGCTGGCGGGTTGCTTTTGGCACGAAAACACTGTGAAAAGACAGCTGTTTGA
- a CDS encoding SIS domain-containing protein has translation MDVVIERTSTLMYRETCEAPAVVALQKEKNDSICAELASRYMKTPPRFVATCARGSSDHAASYAKYLMEVYLGLPVMSAAPSVGSIYGNPMNLQGCLFILISQSGKSPDLLASAQWARENGAFILALVNQEESPAADMADAVIPLLAGPEKSVAATKSYIASLSTLLHFTAAMSGDMALGNAFNRLPDNLDKALSLSWDEAVEPLADADNLFVVGRGLSYGVALEAALKLKETSSLHGEGISGAEIMHGPLALIRRRSRILMFSQEDATRPGLLELAEVLRGKGAKLFMAEEGAPASGRLPVVPGMHPAAAPIAMIQSFYTMANQLSLARGMNPDNPPSLKKVTETL, from the coding sequence ATGGACGTTGTGATCGAACGGACTTCGACGTTGATGTACCGCGAAACTTGTGAAGCTCCTGCGGTGGTTGCTCTTCAGAAAGAGAAAAATGACTCTATCTGCGCTGAATTGGCATCTCGATACATGAAGACTCCTCCGCGTTTTGTGGCAACTTGTGCGCGTGGTAGTTCCGATCATGCCGCCAGTTATGCCAAATATCTCATGGAAGTTTATCTTGGTTTACCGGTCATGTCCGCCGCGCCGTCGGTGGGGTCCATTTATGGCAACCCGATGAACCTGCAAGGCTGTTTGTTTATTCTTATTTCTCAGTCCGGCAAAAGTCCCGACCTGCTTGCCAGTGCTCAGTGGGCGCGGGAGAACGGGGCATTCATTCTTGCTTTGGTCAATCAGGAAGAGTCCCCTGCTGCCGATATGGCTGATGCTGTTATCCCGTTGTTGGCTGGGCCGGAAAAGAGTGTGGCCGCTACCAAGTCATATATCGCTTCTTTGAGCACATTACTTCATTTTACTGCCGCCATGTCTGGAGATATGGCCTTGGGTAATGCTTTCAATCGGTTGCCGGACAATCTGGACAAGGCTCTTTCGCTGTCTTGGGACGAAGCCGTGGAGCCGTTGGCCGATGCTGATAATCTTTTCGTGGTTGGACGTGGTTTGAGTTATGGCGTTGCCCTAGAGGCGGCGCTTAAGCTTAAGGAGACCTCTTCACTGCACGGAGAAGGTATCAGTGGTGCTGAAATTATGCACGGCCCATTGGCCTTGATCCGTCGTCGTTCCCGGATTTTGATGTTTAGTCAGGAAGATGCGACCCGCCCGGGTTTGTTGGAGTTGGCCGAGGTCCTGCGTGGCAAGGGAGCTAAACTGTTCATGGCAGAGGAGGGCGCTCCTGCGTCCGGTCGTTTGCCCGTGGTTCCCGGCATGCATCCGGCAGCCGCACCCATTGCCATGATTCAATCTTTTTACACTATGGCCAACCAACTTTCATTGGCGCGTGGCATGAACCCGGATAATCCACCTTCTCTTAAAAAGGTGACGGAGACGCTGTAA
- the nagA gene encoding N-acetylglucosamine-6-phosphate deacetylase: MRRYFTNGRIFTGDAIYDGLSVEVEDGKVVALITEGGMACGVEVVDLGGNLLTPGFIDVQVNGGGGVLFNDSLTPDGLRIIINAHRQFGTTGLMPTLISDGWETMLNAADAVRQGLQQGISGLLGIHFEGPYINPERKGIHQENFVRDVDTGALELLSADDLGVVMTTVAPERVPNEYIRSLADVGVKVCIGHTAATYDQARAGLSVGATGVTHLFNAMSPLTSREPGVVGAALEDLESWVGVIADGHHIHFASLRVAVAAKKRGKVMLVTDAMPSVGAKDKNFVLQGQPILGDDGRCQSAEGTLAGSDLNMAAAVRNAVEQLHLPVEEALRMASLYPATFLGLEDRMGRIALGCQADFVLLDDDFRVLDTWIAGDNSL, translated from the coding sequence ATGCGCAGATATTTTACCAACGGCAGAATCTTTACGGGCGATGCCATCTATGACGGCTTGAGCGTTGAAGTAGAGGATGGAAAGGTCGTTGCTCTAATTACTGAGGGAGGTATGGCCTGTGGCGTCGAGGTCGTTGACCTTGGTGGTAATCTACTCACTCCCGGTTTCATCGACGTACAGGTCAATGGTGGTGGCGGCGTTTTGTTCAATGATAGCCTCACCCCGGACGGTCTCAGGATTATTATCAACGCACACCGTCAATTCGGGACTACCGGATTGATGCCCACGCTTATTTCTGACGGATGGGAAACCATGCTCAACGCTGCCGATGCTGTTCGGCAAGGATTGCAGCAAGGGATATCCGGTCTGTTGGGAATCCATTTTGAAGGGCCGTATATCAACCCCGAGCGCAAGGGAATTCATCAGGAGAATTTTGTTCGTGATGTGGACACAGGCGCATTGGAATTATTGTCTGCCGATGATCTGGGTGTCGTCATGACTACGGTGGCCCCGGAGCGTGTGCCTAATGAGTATATTCGCTCTTTGGCTGATGTCGGGGTCAAGGTGTGCATCGGACATACCGCGGCAACCTATGATCAGGCTCGTGCAGGGCTGAGCGTCGGTGCGACCGGAGTTACCCATCTGTTCAATGCAATGTCGCCGTTGACCAGCCGTGAACCAGGCGTAGTAGGTGCTGCGCTGGAAGATCTTGAGAGCTGGGTAGGTGTCATCGCGGACGGACATCATATCCATTTTGCATCGTTGCGGGTGGCGGTTGCCGCCAAGAAACGGGGCAAGGTTATGCTGGTGACGGACGCTATGCCGAGTGTCGGGGCTAAGGATAAAAATTTTGTTTTGCAAGGGCAGCCTATTTTGGGGGACGATGGTCGTTGTCAGTCAGCAGAGGGTACCCTTGCAGGGTCCGATCTCAATATGGCTGCCGCTGTTCGGAATGCTGTTGAGCAATTGCATCTGCCTGTGGAAGAGGCGTTACGTATGGCGTCTTTGTACCCGGCGACCTTCCTTGGTTTGGAAGATCGTATGGGACGCATCGCTCTTGGTTGTCAGGCTGATTTTGTTTTGTTGGATGACGATTTTCGTGTGCTTGATACTTGGATTGCCGGAGATAATTCTTTATAA
- a CDS encoding Gfo/Idh/MocA family protein, whose product MQERVRILVVGLGNMGRSHAKAYHALDGFEIVGLCSRHATTLNDLPPELIDYPRFDEYNEALESVKPDAVSINTYSDTHAEFACSAFEAGAHVFLEKPMAPTVEDSQRVVDAANKANRKLVVGYILRHHPSWEKFVELAQGLGKPLVMRMNLNQQSSGSEWGVHKQLMQSMSPIVDCGVHYVDIMCLMSGAKPVKVNAMGVRLTDEIAPDMYNYGQLQVYFDDGSVGWYEAGWGPMMSETAFFVKDVVGPEGCVSIVAAEQAGQGPGSSTVEGHTQASRLRLHHSQTTADGAFVKEDELIQVEDEPDHDGLCFREQVYFLKAIQEDINLTEHMRDAVNSLRIVLAADKSVREGQPVSLVE is encoded by the coding sequence ATGCAGGAACGAGTCAGAATATTGGTTGTCGGTCTGGGCAATATGGGACGTTCTCATGCCAAGGCGTATCATGCGTTAGATGGTTTCGAAATTGTGGGGTTGTGCAGTCGTCACGCCACGACCCTGAATGATCTTCCGCCTGAATTGATCGATTATCCACGGTTTGATGAGTATAACGAAGCGCTGGAATCGGTGAAGCCCGACGCGGTAAGTATCAACACCTATTCCGATACCCATGCAGAATTTGCGTGCAGTGCTTTTGAGGCAGGCGCGCATGTCTTTTTGGAAAAGCCGATGGCTCCCACGGTTGAAGATTCCCAGCGGGTTGTTGATGCAGCCAACAAGGCAAATCGCAAATTGGTTGTCGGATATATTCTACGTCATCATCCGTCATGGGAGAAATTTGTTGAGCTGGCACAAGGATTGGGCAAGCCGTTGGTTATGCGCATGAACCTGAATCAGCAGTCCAGCGGCAGCGAGTGGGGTGTGCATAAGCAACTCATGCAGTCCATGTCTCCCATTGTTGATTGCGGTGTGCACTATGTGGACATCATGTGCCTCATGAGCGGCGCAAAACCTGTGAAGGTCAATGCCATGGGAGTGCGACTGACAGATGAAATCGCGCCAGACATGTACAATTATGGTCAGTTGCAGGTCTATTTTGATGATGGTTCCGTGGGTTGGTATGAAGCCGGATGGGGCCCTATGATGAGCGAAACTGCTTTTTTCGTGAAGGATGTTGTCGGTCCGGAAGGGTGTGTCAGTATTGTTGCCGCAGAACAAGCGGGGCAGGGGCCCGGGTCGTCGACTGTAGAAGGGCATACGCAGGCGAGTCGTTTGCGGTTGCATCACTCCCAAACCACTGCAGATGGGGCTTTTGTCAAAGAGGATGAATTGATTCAAGTGGAAGACGAACCCGATCACGATGGTTTGTGTTTTCGTGAGCAGGTTTATTTTCTTAAGGCAATTCAGGAAGATATAAATTTGACAGAACACATGCGAGATGCAGTCAATAGTTTGCGTATTGTTTTGGCCGCGGATAAATCAGTTCGTGAAGGCCAGCCTGTTTCTCTTGTAGAATAG
- the hmcA gene encoding sulfate respiration complex hexadecaheme cytochrome HmcA, which produces MANGKRMLRFAAIMIALVGVLGFQMEAMGMLDTVEKATGTPDVIMIDTIAKLESLEQSAAVFEHDAHTKALKEQGMSCNSCHKKDAEGNMTLTFNRLEGEGQPELSASELKDIYHDGCISCHVESGDKGFKTGPMVGECRSCHQAKPEIVAERVEAGMDNTLHFIHWDSKIIPADAGEQTNCGACHTVYDETAKKEVYKKGEEDSWRYATVYSPEEMANLSTREVFHNQCVTCHQTLIEKKAERSGPVDCASCHEAKKVDAREAENAKTVKAMGELPRLPRKQPDAVLMMAKVEGPAPEKATGMAPVAFNHKLHESEVDTCNVCHVQGVNAPVDTSFKAMHDVTLDSSCVGCHAKEQKKPECAGCHAARPVSKANSEATCKSCHNAAQPAPGATKEVMQTEAVNLIASRPASQAMVAIEDIPETVTIGVISDKFEPSKMPHRKIVLSMAKGMKDSPLANTFHATPEAMCAGCHHNAPASVTPPKCASCHAKPFETDGKPGLKAAYHAQCMSCHTEMKLEKPAATNCVACHEKKAN; this is translated from the coding sequence ATGGCAAACGGTAAAAGGATGTTGCGATTTGCTGCAATCATGATCGCGCTGGTCGGCGTGCTTGGTTTCCAGATGGAAGCTATGGGCATGCTCGACACAGTGGAGAAGGCCACGGGTACGCCTGACGTGATCATGATCGACACCATCGCCAAACTAGAGTCACTTGAACAGTCTGCGGCAGTGTTTGAACATGACGCACACACAAAAGCCCTGAAAGAACAGGGCATGAGCTGCAATTCCTGTCATAAGAAGGATGCGGAAGGGAACATGACCCTGACCTTCAATCGACTGGAAGGCGAAGGACAGCCCGAATTGTCCGCGTCAGAGCTCAAAGACATTTATCATGACGGCTGTATTTCCTGTCACGTCGAAAGCGGCGACAAGGGATTCAAGACCGGCCCCATGGTGGGCGAGTGTCGTAGCTGTCACCAGGCCAAGCCTGAAATCGTCGCAGAACGCGTCGAGGCTGGCATGGACAACACGCTTCACTTCATTCACTGGGATTCCAAGATTATTCCGGCTGACGCGGGTGAGCAAACCAACTGTGGTGCTTGCCACACCGTCTACGACGAGACCGCCAAGAAAGAAGTCTACAAGAAGGGCGAGGAAGACAGCTGGCGTTATGCGACTGTGTACTCTCCTGAAGAAATGGCGAATCTTTCCACCAGGGAAGTCTTCCACAATCAATGTGTGACCTGTCATCAGACGCTCATTGAGAAGAAGGCCGAACGTAGTGGCCCCGTTGATTGCGCAAGTTGTCATGAAGCCAAGAAAGTCGATGCCCGCGAAGCAGAGAACGCCAAGACCGTGAAGGCCATGGGCGAACTGCCGCGTTTGCCGCGCAAACAGCCTGACGCCGTTCTGATGATGGCCAAGGTTGAAGGCCCGGCACCTGAAAAGGCTACCGGTATGGCTCCTGTCGCGTTCAATCACAAACTTCACGAATCCGAAGTCGACACATGTAACGTGTGTCACGTTCAGGGTGTCAATGCTCCTGTCGACACGAGTTTCAAGGCCATGCACGACGTGACCTTGGATAGCTCCTGTGTTGGGTGTCATGCCAAGGAACAGAAAAAGCCCGAATGTGCTGGTTGTCATGCAGCTCGTCCCGTTTCCAAGGCCAACTCCGAAGCCACATGCAAGAGCTGCCATAATGCAGCCCAGCCCGCGCCCGGAGCAACCAAGGAAGTCATGCAGACCGAAGCTGTGAATTTGATTGCTTCCCGTCCTGCAAGTCAGGCCATGGTCGCAATCGAGGACATTCCGGAAACTGTGACCATCGGTGTCATCTCCGACAAGTTCGAGCCGAGCAAAATGCCTCACCGCAAGATTGTGCTCTCCATGGCGAAAGGCATGAAGGATAGCCCACTGGCTAATACCTTCCACGCTACGCCTGAGGCCATGTGTGCTGGTTGTCACCACAACGCTCCGGCATCTGTCACTCCGCCCAAGTGCGCGAGCTGTCACGCCAAGCCGTTTGAGACTGATGGCAAGCCCGGTTTGAAGGCTGCGTATCATGCCCAGTGCATGAGCTGCCATACCGAAATGAAGCTCGAGAAGCCCGCTGCCACGAATTGTGTCGCGTGCCACGAGAAAAAAGCCAACTAA